A genomic segment from Nicotiana tabacum cultivar K326 chromosome 7, ASM71507v2, whole genome shotgun sequence encodes:
- the LOC107783685 gene encoding photosynthetic NDH subunit of subcomplex B 5, chloroplastic, translating into MADSVTISLLSTVPVPNPVLSTKSGESQLKYNVLFRGNQCSISSKIGTKCSGMRSSTRLYAGLTEIEPDINEDPVDRWRTNGIEIEDFVFGKYDDHHTYFESEDKATFWESIKEDYASVAPPTGFQGIISWLFLPAIAAGMYFNVPGEYLYIGAAVFTIVFCIIEMDKPSEAHNFEPQIYNMERGARDKLISDYNTMDIWEFNEKYGDIWDFTVKIQKDDIMKR; encoded by the exons ATGGCGGATTCAGTAACAATTTCACTACTCTCCACTGTTCCAGTTCCCAATCCAGTACTGTCAACAAAATCTGGAGAATCTCAACTCAAATATAATGTTCTTTTTCGAGGAAACCAATGTTCTATTTCTTCGAAAATTGGTACAAAATGTAGTGGAATGAGGTCATCAACAAGATTGTATGCAGGGTTGACGGAAATAGAACCAGACATTAATGAAGATCCTGTTGATAGATGGAGAACTAATGGCATTGAAATT GAAGACTTTGTGTTTGGAAAGTACGATGATCATCATACCTATTTTGAGAGTGAAGATAAAG CTACATTTTGGGAATCCATAAAAGAAGATTATGCTTCTGTTGCACCCCCAACAGGATTTCAAG GTATTATTTCATGGCTATTCCttcctgcaattgctgctggaATGTACTTCAATGTTCCA GGGGAGTACTTATATATCGGAGCAGCTGTGTTTACAATTGTGTTCTGCATTATTGAGATGGACAAACCAAGTGAAGCTCATAATTTTGAGCCTCAGATATATAACATGGAACGAGGAGCTCGAGACAAGTTGATATCGGATTATAACACTATGGACATTTGGGAATTCAATGAGAAATATGGTGATATCTGGGATTTCACTGTTAAGATTCAGAAGGACGATATCAtgaaaagataa